The Apostichopus japonicus isolate 1M-3 chromosome 20, ASM3797524v1, whole genome shotgun sequence nucleotide sequence ggtggggggggggggggagaatcgCCTTTCCCTTTGCCTGCCATTGAAGATGCTCCCTGATTAATAACAAAAAtcatattaattttattgattCGTGTTTTGGTTTTATTGAGCAGACGTTCAATAACAGAAAGTTCAATCTATCTTTTAAACTTCATATTAATTTTTAACTACAGTTGAACTAATGTAACAAATTTTCACATCATGTACCCACTGACGCTTTACCATGTTGTCACAAGGTTCTTTAAGGACCTATGCAACTGTTAACACCTTGATCAAAGGAAGCAAATATTGGAGTATCAAATGTTATCCCATCAGTTATTCATGTAATCTGGTTTGGAGACTTTTCAGAAAGAAAACTGCGCATCATGATatcatttttaaacaaaaaaggagagaaaagagGGTGTTTATTCTAGCTGTTGTTGTTTTAAAGACGACGGATCTTCATTTCGGTTGTCTTGAGGGAGTAATGGTGTCCTCGCCACGGATGCCAGTTAATACCGTTGGCATAGGAATCATGTTCCCCTTCAAGGTATAGCCCATTCAGATTTGAAGAGTGGCATGCTGTATACCACCAGGCACCGCTATACGCCACCGCACAGTTACTGTCTGAAGTATCGTTGTCCGAGTCTTTGGTGGAAAAGGCTTGGCCGTTATGCCCAGATAATGTATCACCTGAATGTTGGAAAGGAAAAACCGGAGAGAatgggagagagagaaagagatatTTGTCATTCATAAATAAGACATCGCAAAGAAGAAAGTGGCAGGGTAATCATGACAGTAAATGAACAAGACCCAAAACAAATATTCCTCGTTTATTAAATATGGTTAACCTGGTCAGTCTTGACAGCTAACCGGTTAACCTGTTCATTAATTGTAAACCGAGCTTTCCAttgctttttttcattttgtcttttttcgGACGTCCATACATTCTAAGGATGCTAACAGTACAGCTTAGCAACTTGTCTTGGTCTTACCTGCGGTTCCACTGAATCCGCCAAGAAGTAGTTTATAGAGATTCATCTCGTCTCCAATACGAAAGTACTCGTATTTGGCGAAACGAGTTTCTCCATCAAAATCGGCCAAATCAACCCGCATCTCGTATGATCCTTGTGCGGTCAAATGAAATAGTTTCTCGTTTCCAATCCAAAACTCAGAGTTGACGTTCCCGAAACCTTCTCGGTATTCACTCCATCCTCGAAAAAAGCCAACCGATCCGTCAAGACGTCTTTGAAAAACCTTTCAGAAGAAATCAACAAATATTATACCCTTAGCATATAAACGGCGGGTTATTACTATGAAGTTTCATATATACTTAGCCTACAGTATATGGCTTTCGTAATGATTGTTGAGGCCAATAATGAACTGATGAACATTGCTGGTTCAGGAAATGATATATATGATCGTGATGATTGCTCGCATTACTATAGGGTATGTTCTGGTAggatggggcggggggggggggtgagggtacTGCTTCCTCAGTCGTAAAATTcttaaatgaaatttcaacTATTGCCAAATGGATAAAAAATACTTCTTGATTACCTACTGTATCAGAACCATCAAAATGTAGCAAATGAGAAATCTGTCATAGTAACAAAGGTAATATCacgttttaattttttttgtatacagGTAGtccttttttttacctttttaccTTTTATTGTCCTTTTGACCTTGTTCGTGTCGAAAGCTACTTCTTCTCGCTCTCAACTTATCAGGGTTTTTAAATCTATATTGGCGTGTCCTGCATCAGCCTTTAAGATATTATCAACCTCTGAAAATAATAGGAGTCATTCCATCCATGCCCATGCCCTCCCTTGCCCCTCCTTTCCTCTCCTCCAAACCAAAGTTAGAATGGCAGAGTAGGATTGACGCTTCTGAACCATTCAAGAAATCCCTAATTGCCAGCCTAGCACTGTTTGTTTGACCAGCAGTTCCCAACATGAGGATATGGTGCCCCGGAGTGGGGGTTAATTAGCTGATTTTGGGAGGCATGTGGACTGTTGCTGATAGAACAAATTGGTAGAAAGTGAAGTAAGATTCACTAAAGCTATATGATGGTCTTACCGTCCAGCCACCCCCGTCAGTGTCAAAGTCACAGTATACATAGAATGGTTCGGGATAGGTCGATGGTTGGATTGCGTAAACGCCACTCTTACACACGCCTTTATCTTTGATATCCGTACAGTCTTTGGGGTAACGTTGATGGTCgccttgcaaaaaaaaaaaacagtaaatgtATTCAGCCAAAGAAGCAAAAAGGTTAATGCGACATAATTAATGAAAACCTTTGCAAACTTTTTAAAGGAGAGAAATTGTACATCACATCTCTGACTAATGTAACAAAAAGTGACTGCATCTGTACAGGCAAATAGGCTGcagggatgtttttttttttagttttcttttttataaataCATAAGTAAGAGGGTTGTCGATGAG carries:
- the LOC139960939 gene encoding ficolin-1-like, whose protein sequence is MERFVLVFIGILFVLQQSTADRCGSWHGSDHGDHQRYPKDCTDIKDKGVCKSGVYAIQPSTYPEPFYVYCDFDTDGGGWTVFQRRLDGSVGFFRGWSEYREGFGNVNSEFWIGNEKLFHLTAQGSYEMRVDLADFDGETRFAKYEYFRIGDEMNLYKLLLGGFSGTAGDTLSGHNGQAFSTKDSDNDTSDSNCAVAYSGAWWYTACHSSNLNGLYLEGEHDSYANGINWHPWRGHHYSLKTTEMKIRRL